The Vicia villosa cultivar HV-30 ecotype Madison, WI linkage group LG1, Vvil1.0, whole genome shotgun sequence genome includes a region encoding these proteins:
- the LOC131643883 gene encoding uncharacterized protein LOC131643883 has protein sequence MVIYFTAPKIVEGECEVEIEQADIETGVLFWDSSIIIYTLGKSLSMNAVKQFMTKFWSFVKLPDMFFHDEGYLKFHSDLDKEQVLIKSPCTIHGVPMILREWSVEFDFKRDKLRTLPIWVKLPNLPLRLWGAKSLGKIGSALGNPLFTDECTANKLHVLYARILVEIDITKKLKEFIIIRNNDSKKINQPVEFEWKPKFCEKCQKIGHQCLNEKPQVMKQLRAKVEQRVPTTITEDNAAIEAIAVDQPSTSSWVQVSNKEKSRGKAILQFNFNYNVDLAYHNGFDTLKTWHDPQRKRLWLDIENFHPQISGAWLIMGDFNTVPRASDRVSVNVVMEYEFADSIHLMDNLDLHEKDNVGD, from the exons ATGGTAATCTATTTCACCGCGCCTAAGATCGTCGAAGGTGAGTGTGAAGTTGAGATAGAGCAGGCTGATATTGAAACTGGGGTTTTATTTTGGGATTCTTCTATTATTATATACACTTTAGGTAAGAGTTTAAGCATGAATGCGGTTAAACAATTTATGACTAAGTTTTGGAGCTTTGTGAAACTCCCTGATATGTTCTTCCATGATGAAGGGTATTTAAAATTTCACAGTGACTTAGATAAAGAACAAGTTCTCATAAAAAGTCCTTGCACAATTCATGGGGTACCTATGATCCTTAGGGAGTGGAGCGTTGAGTTTGATTTTAAGCGAGATAAGCTAAGAACTCTTCCCATATGGGTGAAGCTACCCAACTTGCCTCTTCGTCTTTGGGGTGCAAAAAGCTTAGGCAAGATAGGAAGTGCTCTAGGTAACCCCCTCTTCACGGACGAATGTACGGCCAATAAATTACATGTATTATATGCTCGTATTCTTGTTGAGATAGACATTACAAAGAAACTGAAGGAGTTCATTATTATTAGGAATAATGATAGCAAGAAGATTAACCAGCCTGTTGAGTTTGAATGGAAGCCAAAATTTTGCGAAAAATGCCAAAAGATTGGTCACCAATGCTTGAATGAGAAGCCACAAGTCATGAAGCAATTAAGGGCCAAAGTAGAGCAGAGGGTACCTACCACTATTACTGAAGATAATGCTGCAATAGAGGCCATAGCAGTGGACCAGCCTAGTACCTCATCATGGGTTCAAGTCTCTAACAAAGAAAAGAGTAGAGGTAAAGCTATTTTACAATTTAACTTCAACTATAATGTTGACCTTGCATATCATAATGGATTTGATACACTTAAGACTTGGCATGATCCTCAA AGGAAGAGGTTATGGCTGGATATTGAAAATTTTCATCCACAAATTAGTGGTGCTTGGCTAATCATGGGGGATTTTAATACTGTTCCTAGAGCTTCTGATAGAGTTAGTGTTAATGTGGTTATGGAGTATGAGTTTGCAGATTCAATTCACTTGATGGATAACTTAGATCTTCATGAAAAAGATAATGTGGGTGACTAA